The nucleotide sequence CCCCAGGCCGCCGCGAAGGTGGCGGCGGCCCGCGCCGAGCGGTTGGTACCGGAGCTCGACGCCCAGGCGCCGATGCTTTCCGGCGTGCGGCGGGTGACCCGGCTGGGGGCCGGGCTGGGGTTGCCGGTGATGGCGGTGGCGGCGGTGGTGGGGCTTTCCACCAGCGCCCTGGGCCCGGCCCGCCATGTCAATCTGCTGAGCGCACCGCTGCTGTTGGCCCTGGGCTGGAATCTGCTGATGTACGTGGGCTTCCTCCTGGTGTGGCTGCTGCGGGGGCGCAAGAGCGCTCCGGGGCAAGGCTTCGCCCGCTTGCTGGCGCCCCTCTTCACCCTCGGCTACCTGCGCCGCGCCGTCGGCCAGCTGCGGCGGGAATCTCAGGAGAAAGCCTCGGTGGTGGCACGGGCGGTGTCCTACTACCTCAACGCTTGGCGCGGTGCGTCCCGGCCGCTGGTGGAGTCGCGGGCGCGGCGGCTGATGCACCTGGCGGCGATGGTGCTGGCGCTGGGGATGATGGTGGGGATGTACGGCCGCGGGCTGATCTACGAATACCGCGCCACCTGGGAGAGCACCTTCCTCGACGCTCAGCAGGCCCACCGCCTGCTGGATACGCTGTTAGGCCCTGCCGGGCGGCTGCTCTCCATCCCAGTGCCGGGGCTCGAGGAAGTCGCCTCCATGCGCGCCCCCGGCGACGGCGACGCCGCCCCGTGGATTCATCTTTACGCCGCCACCACCCTGATGGTCATCGTTCTGCCTCGGGGGCTGCTGGTCTTGATCGAGGCCCTGCGCGCCGGCCGGCTGCGGCGGCGGGTACCGGTGGAGATCTCTGGAGCCTACTTCCGCCGGGTGCTGGCCCTGGGCCGGGGAGAGCACCAGCGGGTGGAGGTGGTGCCCTACAGCGTCGAAGCGCCGGCGCGAGTGCTGGAGGTGCTGCAGACGGCGCTGTTGGATCTCTTCGGCAGCCGCAGCACGGTGCACCGCCACCCGGCGGTGGAGTACGGCGGGGACGTGCCCGCCGGCGCCGGCGTCGGCCTCTCCGAGGATGCCGAGGGCGCGAGCCTCGATGCCGCCTGCGCCGTGCTCTTCAACCTCGCCCAAACCCCCGAGGCGGAGGTCCACGGCCGCTTCGTCGAGCAGGCCCGGCGGCGCCTCGCCGGCCGTGGTCCGGTGCTGGCGGTGGTGGACCAGAGCCGCTATCGTTCGAAGCTGGAGGGC is from Acidobacteriota bacterium and encodes:
- a CDS encoding DUF2868 domain-containing protein, whose amino-acid sequence is MTDLAFLDERRAQAVYLVRAFEQADGDERWLEGSERRRATEEALEEGPKPSTPQAAAKVAAARAERLVPELDAQAPMLSGVRRVTRLGAGLGLPVMAVAAVVGLSTSALGPARHVNLLSAPLLLALGWNLLMYVGFLLVWLLRGRKSAPGQGFARLLAPLFTLGYLRRAVGQLRRESQEKASVVARAVSYYLNAWRGASRPLVESRARRLMHLAAMVLALGMMVGMYGRGLIYEYRATWESTFLDAQQAHRLLDTLLGPAGRLLSIPVPGLEEVASMRAPGDGDAAPWIHLYAATTLMVIVLPRGLLVLIEALRAGRLRRRVPVEISGAYFRRVLALGRGEHQRVEVVPYSVEAPARVLEVLQTALLDLFGSRSTVHRHPAVEYGGDVPAGAGVGLSEDAEGASLDAACAVLFNLAQTPEAEVHGRFVEQARRRLAGRGPVLAVVDQSRYRSKLEGTADAEERLKLRRRAWDRVLDDARARTAHVDLVQMTADEVHRELHRALDSES